A single genomic interval of Methanococcoides sp. LMO-2 harbors:
- a CDS encoding S-layer protein domain-containing protein, giving the protein MTIKIKLANKANIAILLFLSLVLTVGVCSAESVTVRGEILDSGDVTSISWDRSNWGALYFALNDAGSNTESVYYENIDPENPAIGADPVNNVIDKKELIYSTHTYNKKFMLSKKTDVTVVSTYSVIPLFGAKYISVNDDASKMTTLITEQGGGSEKQLMEGESWELGKGYSLKMDQLDADAGKAFVILYKDGVELDSAILDMDGTDDDRAFVAKEYIAGMDDVVYFATYLENTFKGTSDSFAIIKYTWLIDKDNIISIEEGDKFGLLKCREVSENYINMSNDETITLEMNDAVYFTDDWYLKTSKAGKGTDGGFLFYPAMNVVFETATETEKAVEVPASTEIESENSEETTSEADASVEDYTVVSSSSESSSEDLSTVEYGPEEYAQSGESLPGFLSITAIAGLVSALFILRRKVD; this is encoded by the coding sequence ATGACTATTAAGATCAAACTTGCTAATAAAGCAAATATTGCAATTTTGCTGTTCTTGTCACTTGTTCTTACAGTGGGTGTCTGTTCAGCAGAATCAGTGACAGTACGTGGAGAGATCCTTGACAGCGGAGATGTTACTTCTATATCCTGGGACAGATCTAACTGGGGTGCACTGTATTTTGCATTGAATGATGCAGGCTCTAACACGGAATCAGTTTACTATGAGAATATCGATCCTGAGAACCCTGCAATCGGTGCAGATCCTGTTAACAATGTCATTGATAAAAAGGAACTCATCTATAGCACTCATACGTATAATAAGAAATTCATGTTGAGTAAAAAGACAGATGTTACTGTTGTTTCCACATATTCAGTCATACCATTGTTCGGTGCAAAGTATATTTCTGTCAATGATGATGCCAGTAAGATGACAACACTGATCACAGAACAGGGTGGAGGCTCAGAGAAACAGCTGATGGAAGGTGAATCCTGGGAGCTGGGTAAGGGTTACAGCCTGAAAATGGATCAGCTGGATGCAGATGCAGGTAAAGCTTTTGTTATTCTCTATAAGGATGGCGTTGAACTGGATTCTGCTATACTTGATATGGATGGGACCGATGATGACCGTGCATTTGTTGCGAAGGAATATATTGCAGGAATGGATGATGTGGTATACTTTGCTACATATCTTGAGAACACCTTCAAGGGAACTTCCGACTCTTTTGCTATAATCAAGTATACCTGGCTTATCGACAAGGATAATATAATTTCCATTGAAGAGGGAGACAAGTTTGGTCTTCTTAAATGCAGGGAAGTTTCAGAGAACTACATCAATATGTCCAACGATGAAACGATCACCCTGGAAATGAATGATGCTGTTTACTTTACTGACGACTGGTATCTCAAGACCTCTAAAGCAGGTAAGGGTACTGATGGTGGATTCCTATTCTATCCTGCAATGAATGTTGTATTTGAAACTGCAACCGAGACTGAAAAGGCTGTTGAAGTTCCGGCTTCAACCGAGATTGAGAGCGAAAACTCTGAGGAGACGACTTCTGAGGCAGATGCTTCTGTGGAAGATTATACCGTTGTTTCTTCTTCATCAGAATCTTCTTCTGAAGACTTAAGCACTGTGGAGTACGGACCTGAAGAATATGCACAGTCAGGTGAAAGTCTGCCTGGCTTTTTGTCCATAACTGCAATTGCAGGTCTTGTTTCAGCGCTTTTCATCTTGAGGCGCAAAGTTGATTGA
- a CDS encoding class I SAM-dependent methyltransferase, with amino-acid sequence MKNKSIDWNVVWIEMMKANRKADHQDRGNCATLWDSRENAERFWNRSQENRGRVEKTLNELPLKEDSRVLDIGAGPGSLAIPLSERVGHVTAVEPGKGMMELLQENIINSGISNIGCVNKRWEDLDVEKDLEGPYDIVIASFSLGMPDIKDAIEKMQRVCSGYINLYWFAGETPWEEHSTNLWPAMYGKEYSPGPKCNVLYNLLYSMGIYPDMHIFPLEFVNSFDSMDEAFNYFSSRYTIDTEQQEAALRNYLEDTLEEQDGQFVDRGQSTRVKVWWDQGAMD; translated from the coding sequence ATGAAAAACAAATCAATTGATTGGAATGTGGTCTGGATTGAAATGATGAAGGCCAATCGAAAAGCAGATCATCAGGACCGTGGGAACTGCGCGACTCTATGGGACAGCAGGGAGAACGCAGAACGTTTCTGGAATAGGTCGCAGGAGAACAGGGGAAGGGTCGAGAAGACACTGAACGAACTTCCTCTTAAAGAAGACTCCCGTGTCCTGGACATTGGAGCCGGTCCGGGTAGTCTTGCTATCCCTCTTTCAGAGAGGGTTGGTCATGTGACTGCTGTAGAGCCGGGGAAAGGCATGATGGAACTTTTACAGGAGAACATCATCAACTCCGGAATTAGCAACATCGGCTGTGTTAACAAAAGATGGGAGGATCTGGATGTCGAAAAGGATCTTGAAGGCCCTTATGATATTGTAATCGCATCCTTCTCGCTGGGTATGCCTGATATAAAGGATGCTATAGAGAAGATGCAGCGTGTTTGCTCAGGTTACATCAACCTTTACTGGTTTGCAGGAGAGACGCCATGGGAAGAACATTCTACGAATCTGTGGCCTGCTATGTACGGGAAGGAATATTCTCCCGGCCCGAAGTGCAATGTGCTTTATAACCTGCTTTACAGTATGGGCATCTATCCGGATATGCACATTTTTCCACTTGAGTTCGTAAACTCATTTGATTCAATGGACGAAGCGTTCAATTACTTCAGTTCTCGCTACACAATTGATACAGAACAACAGGAAGCAGCTCTCAGGAACTATCTGGAAGATACACTGGAGGAGCAGGACGGCCAGTTTGTGGATCGTGGCCAGTCTACCAGGGTAAAAGTCTGGTGGGATCAGGGGGCGATGGATTGA
- a CDS encoding P-loop NTPase → MKALLCGKGGCGKSTLTALIARSLSDRGCNVLVIDNDESNFGLHRQLGLELPDDLLNFMGGKKDLIGKMMEAFPKGEKLTLFDHKWEIPTIPEGYVSRKDNVSLMAVGKIHEFGEGCACPMGALAKQLIQNINLDDDDFVLVDTEAGIEHFGRGVEEGCDVLFMVVDPSYESIRLSEKISELAAKAGKQLYYILNRAEGAGREILCCGIPEDRIISTVPIHESVFKAGLLGDEFLTSVPEVDLVADFLIELKSK, encoded by the coding sequence TTGAAAGCATTGCTCTGTGGAAAAGGCGGCTGTGGCAAAAGCACACTTACTGCTCTGATCGCCAGGTCACTTTCTGACAGGGGTTGTAACGTCCTTGTTATTGATAATGATGAATCCAATTTTGGTCTGCACAGGCAATTGGGTCTGGAATTACCGGATGATCTCCTGAACTTTATGGGAGGAAAGAAGGACCTCATCGGAAAGATGATGGAAGCCTTTCCAAAGGGTGAAAAACTAACCCTTTTCGACCACAAATGGGAGATCCCGACCATCCCTGAGGGCTATGTCAGCAGAAAGGATAATGTGTCATTGATGGCAGTTGGTAAGATCCATGAATTCGGGGAGGGTTGTGCATGTCCCATGGGGGCTCTTGCAAAACAGCTGATACAGAATATAAATCTCGATGACGATGATTTTGTTCTCGTTGATACGGAGGCTGGAATTGAACACTTTGGCAGGGGTGTGGAAGAAGGATGTGATGTTCTTTTCATGGTTGTTGACCCTTCCTACGAATCCATACGTCTTTCTGAAAAGATCAGTGAGCTTGCAGCAAAAGCCGGAAAACAGCTTTACTATATACTGAACAGGGCTGAGGGCGCAGGCAGGGAAATATTGTGCTGTGGCATTCCCGAAGATAGGATCATCTCTACCGTTCCTATTCATGAGTCCGTCTTCAAGGCGGGTCTTCTGGGAGATGAGTTCCTGACCTCAGTTCCTGAGGTTGATCTGGTTGCTGATTTTTTGATAGAACTTAAGTCAAAATAA
- a CDS encoding ABC transporter substrate-binding protein, with translation MRYIPKFLAGTLMITCLVVSIMSAAALPSVLPCDNGDNILTDDEVSGAICDYMLDDSSYSLDDVGDASYILTFWEGKPKSVTDSHERVVTFYRPVERIITTNPDNSRMVIALGDLDKIVSTDECTRSGCVLPRDANDEKIAKNAWQSLRIYEGGQLDDLPETNTRKEIDYETMAILKPDVVFDATWYNRGDLIEEKVGCPCVDAGAGFTFAESYDHISLLGNVLDQQDRAVELEDYVSSKVDMIASVTSQIEENEKPTVYFAPRGAKKGFYDAVEGRDFTRTEAVYEPLDIAGGINVARECTGENVNVPPEQIVAWKPDYIFVAWSSTSTFGEPNGVDFVMETAELSEIPAVSENNVYSCVYPYCRGRPLDRSLLNMMYMAKCLHPEEFSDLDLEEEGNEVYRQILGIDGVYTEMAEYQPFLKEIN, from the coding sequence ATGAGATACATACCAAAGTTCTTAGCTGGAACATTAATGATCACATGTTTGGTCGTTTCAATAATGAGTGCAGCAGCATTACCTTCAGTTCTTCCATGTGACAATGGCGATAACATCCTTACAGATGATGAGGTTTCAGGTGCTATTTGTGATTACATGCTCGATGACAGTTCATATTCACTTGATGATGTAGGCGATGCTTCATACATACTGACTTTCTGGGAAGGAAAGCCAAAGTCGGTCACTGACAGCCATGAACGTGTAGTGACCTTCTACAGGCCTGTAGAGAGGATAATCACAACCAATCCTGACAATTCCAGGATGGTCATTGCTCTTGGCGATCTTGATAAAATAGTCTCCACCGACGAATGCACTCGTTCCGGATGTGTTCTTCCAAGAGATGCAAATGATGAGAAAATAGCGAAGAATGCCTGGCAATCCCTCCGGATATATGAAGGAGGTCAGCTCGACGATCTTCCTGAAACAAATACCCGTAAAGAGATTGATTATGAGACAATGGCAATTCTTAAGCCGGATGTTGTTTTCGATGCGACCTGGTACAACAGGGGAGACCTTATCGAAGAGAAGGTAGGTTGTCCATGTGTTGATGCAGGTGCAGGTTTTACTTTTGCTGAAAGCTATGATCACATCAGTTTGCTGGGTAATGTTCTGGATCAGCAGGACAGGGCAGTTGAACTGGAGGATTATGTTAGTTCAAAGGTTGACATGATCGCATCCGTGACCTCACAGATTGAGGAAAATGAGAAGCCAACGGTCTACTTTGCGCCAAGAGGGGCAAAAAAAGGTTTCTACGATGCTGTTGAGGGAAGAGACTTTACCCGCACAGAAGCTGTTTATGAGCCTCTGGATATTGCAGGTGGTATTAACGTTGCAAGGGAATGTACAGGTGAGAATGTCAATGTTCCTCCTGAACAGATCGTTGCCTGGAAGCCTGATTACATATTTGTCGCATGGTCTTCAACCTCAACATTTGGAGAACCCAATGGTGTTGATTTTGTAATGGAGACAGCTGAACTTTCAGAGATTCCTGCTGTGTCTGAAAACAATGTCTACTCCTGTGTCTATCCATATTGCAGAGGGCGACCTCTGGACAGGAGTCTTTTGAACATGATGTACATGGCAAAATGCCTGCATCCCGAAGAGTTCAGTGACCTTGACCTGGAAGAGGAAGGAAACGAGGTATACCGCCAGATCCTGGGGATTGATGGTGTATACACCGAAATGGCAGAATACCAGCCTTTCCTGAAGGAGATCAATTGA
- a CDS encoding iron ABC transporter permease — MKENFNKQRDSGLENTDIPGSGTSTQVRESYHRYVGKKLVFLVSMLFLVTLLSAFIVTIGPLEISIPDVYKILISSLFPGYFVSEELPSQIVWNIRLPRIVAGIMAGFGLGICGCVMQAVLKNPLASPFTLGISSGANFGVAVAAVMGVGVIGGPYLMVGNAFLFAMLCALFIIALASFKGATSETLILAGIAINYLFGSLSDLFRYFATDEQLRVMVSWGMGDLSAFSWSNFALLLGVFVFCTPLLYLKANDLNIMAIGDENAKSLGIDANRVRMFSMLLASLLIATVVCFTGTIAFIGLVAPHMARMVIGSDHKYLFPASGLLGALILISADATGMNILRPTMIPTGIMTSLLGVPFFMYLILKRKKKEFW; from the coding sequence ATGAAAGAAAATTTCAATAAACAACGTGATTCCGGACTGGAAAATACTGATATTCCAGGTTCAGGGACGAGTACCCAAGTGAGGGAAAGTTACCACCGTTATGTGGGGAAAAAACTTGTTTTCCTTGTTTCAATGTTATTTCTGGTAACCTTACTTTCAGCATTTATAGTTACAATTGGTCCTCTTGAGATCTCAATTCCGGATGTCTACAAAATATTGATCTCCAGTTTATTTCCCGGTTATTTTGTGAGTGAAGAGCTACCTTCACAGATCGTATGGAACATTCGTCTTCCACGTATCGTTGCCGGTATAATGGCAGGTTTCGGGCTGGGTATCTGCGGTTGTGTAATGCAGGCGGTACTTAAGAACCCGCTTGCAAGTCCATTCACTCTGGGTATCTCTTCGGGGGCAAATTTTGGTGTGGCAGTGGCAGCTGTGATGGGTGTAGGTGTTATTGGAGGTCCATATCTTATGGTGGGAAATGCCTTCCTTTTTGCAATGTTATGTGCACTGTTCATAATTGCGCTTGCAAGCTTTAAAGGTGCAACTTCCGAGACCCTGATCCTTGCAGGTATTGCGATAAATTATCTTTTTGGATCCCTCAGTGACCTTTTCCGCTATTTTGCAACGGATGAACAATTGAGAGTTATGGTAAGCTGGGGTATGGGTGACCTGTCCGCTTTTTCATGGAGCAACTTTGCACTTCTGCTTGGTGTATTTGTTTTTTGCACACCTTTACTCTACCTGAAGGCAAACGATCTGAATATAATGGCAATCGGTGATGAAAACGCTAAAAGCCTTGGTATAGATGCAAACCGGGTAAGAATGTTCAGTATGCTTCTTGCCAGTCTTCTTATAGCGACTGTAGTCTGTTTTACGGGAACTATCGCTTTTATAGGACTGGTTGCACCCCATATGGCACGCATGGTCATAGGTTCGGACCACAAATACCTGTTTCCTGCATCCGGCCTGCTTGGGGCTCTCATATTGATCTCAGCGGACGCTACCGGTATGAATATACTCAGACCCACAATGATACCGACGGGTATTATGACATCTCTGCTTGGAGTGCCGTTCTTCATGTATCTTATACTTAAAAGGAAAAAGAAGGAGTTCTGGTAA
- a CDS encoding ABC transporter ATP-binding protein: MVKVKIKDMCFGYASTPILEDVSVDIHRSSFVSLVGPNGAGKSTMLKCMNKILMPDSGDIHIDGCNLKNMKRMEIARNLAYVPQSSNRVFPTTVFETVLMGRRPHIGWFSNEEDKEKVWQVLEEMGIDDLALCSFDELSGGQQQKILIARALAQDTGVILLDEPTSNLDIWHQLDVMESVQKLVKEKKVTALMAVHDLNLASRYSDQILMMKDGKVVSAGEPCKVLTTENIAKVYGVEAHVHSHAETPYVMPLKQLNIGIGI, from the coding sequence ATGGTGAAAGTAAAGATCAAAGACATGTGTTTTGGCTATGCCAGTACACCAATATTGGAAGATGTGTCTGTTGATATCCACAGATCAAGCTTTGTGAGCCTTGTAGGTCCCAACGGGGCTGGCAAATCGACTATGCTAAAATGCATGAACAAGATATTGATGCCTGATTCAGGCGATATACACATCGATGGATGCAATTTGAAAAACATGAAGCGTATGGAAATTGCAAGGAATCTTGCTTATGTTCCCCAGAGTTCTAACAGGGTATTTCCTACAACGGTCTTTGAGACTGTATTGATGGGAAGAAGGCCGCATATTGGCTGGTTCAGTAATGAAGAGGACAAGGAAAAGGTCTGGCAGGTGCTTGAGGAAATGGGTATTGATGATCTGGCCCTATGCAGCTTTGATGAGCTTAGTGGCGGTCAGCAACAAAAGATCCTCATTGCAAGGGCACTGGCACAGGATACAGGTGTTATTCTACTTGATGAACCCACCAGCAACCTGGATATCTGGCATCAACTGGATGTCATGGAGAGCGTGCAAAAGCTTGTAAAGGAAAAGAAGGTCACAGCCTTAATGGCTGTACACGACCTGAATCTGGCTTCCAGATATTCCGATCAGATCCTGATGATGAAAGATGGTAAAGTTGTTTCTGCAGGTGAGCCTTGTAAGGTTCTTACAACTGAGAACATAGCAAAGGTCTATGGAGTTGAAGCGCACGTACACAGTCATGCAGAAACGCCTTATGTTATGCCACTTAAGCAACTTAATATTGGTATTGGTATCTGA